Below is a window of Aerococcus viridans DNA.
CACAGACGGTTTTGACGCATTTTGACTCTGTTTATATGGATTAATGCTCATAGACTGTTTTAGATTTATCATAAGCTATCTTATAAAGTATGATTCTATTGTTTTGCTATTCACTTCAATTACTATACTTTATAGCGCTAACTTTCTACAATTAATTGATTCATCGACTTATTATTATAAATATCAGCAAATCCAGTCAGCTTCTTCATTTATTTCATACTATCAATCTATGATTTAGAACGTATGTTTGGTATAATTATTTTTAGTATTTTAAGGAGTTTTACATATGGACAATTACTTTGATAAGGAATCTTTCTACGAACTATACGCCGACTATCTATCACAGAAGCAATCCAGCACTAAAGAAAGCTATTTGAAGAACATCAAACCTTTTTTTATTTACCTGGAAAAACAAGCTATCACGCATCCAACTTATCATGACATTGAGCGCTATTTTGACGATTTAATCAATCACCCAAGTAAGACCTACATCTTAATCAACGATATAGCTTATGATGACGTCTCTGAGGAGCAGCGTCGTGCACTGGACCAATTTCGCTACAAGGATCGGACCATTAAGTCGTACCGTAACATGCTCAACCAATTCTTTAAATGGTTAGAACGAGAAAATCTATATGAGAATATTGTTGCTAAAGCCAATAATAATATCCCTATACCACACGGCCACGCTAAGGATGCACTGGATATTGAGGATGTTGAAAAGTTGCTAGATTACCTTAAATCAACCACGGATACACTAATTGGTAAACGTAATTATGCACTTATATTACTAGCTGTTACTACTGGACTTAGAACTATTGAACTCAGTCGTGCCAATTTTGAAGACGTCCAACGACGCGGTTTGAACACTGTTATTTATGTACAAGGTAAAGGTCGCCGTGAAAAAGATGAATTCGTCATAATTCCTCGTAAAACCAAGGAAGTTATTCGAGATTATACACGCTTTCGTGAGGACCAAGGTATCATGATTAACACTGACTTAGCGCCTTTATTCGCTTCGCACGGTAATCGTAATAAAAGTGGTCGTATGTCAGCTCGGTCAATTTCTAGAGTGATCGCGAATGCTTATGAAGCTGTTGGGATTCATTCATCTAAAATTACGCCACATTCACTGAGACATACCGCTGCAACCTTAAGTTTAATTAACGGCGGTAACTTACGGGAAACGCAAAAGATGCTACGGCATTCTAGTGTTCGAACGACGGAAATCTACGCCCAAGATCTAAATGAAGACTTGAATACTTCTAGTCAGTTGATTGAAGATCTTATTGACCAATCAAGAATTCTCAAAGATTTAGAAGATAAAAGCAAAGAAAATGATTTGCAAACACCCTGATTATAAATGACAAAAAGCCCCCTCTCTATACCATAGATTTGGGGGCGATTACTAAAAAGCTGAATAAATAGCTGTTTGACTATATAAATATAGCAAGGGCATTGGCTTGCTATTTAAATTCCCTTCTATGTCCGCTAAGGGTAATTAGCAGACATAGAAAATATGTTGATTTGCTATCAGTATTTGTTTACACTTTTGCTAATAAGTCACCAGGATATTCAGCTAGTGCTAACATGCCAAATTTTTGTGCAACTTCTTCAGCGTCTGCATTGTAATTTGTATTGGTGTTGACATCGTAAGCCCACTTCTGCCCGTCTGCCGTTTCAATAAATTCCACTGCTGCTACCTGGATATTTTCAGCCTTTAAGAAGTTTTCAATCTTTTGAATTTCTTCTTTACTTAATACCCCGTCAACGATTTGGAATTTATCTGGTGTAGATTGGACCTGCCCTGCAATTGGAATCTGGCAGTTATCTGCTGGGCATAGTTCAAAACCGTCTGAAGAATCGATGCTGACAACATAATGAAATTTACCACCAATAAATTCTGACCGGTACACCCTACCATTTACTGGCTTAACGTAGGCTTGAAGTAAACTAATCCCATCAACTGAATCTTCAAAGTAATCACTATTAACGTAGTCTTCTAGCTCTTCAATTCGGTCAAATAGGTTTACCCCAAGCCCTTTACCCGCCCGGTTATGTTTAATAATAAATGGGAAAGTATCGAGTTT
It encodes the following:
- a CDS encoding ATP-grasp domain-containing protein, coding for MTDKKVYIIHENDDWTKHLTRRLDQLSIPYDTWFLDTGLVDIQDTPPAGIFYNRISASSHTRDHRYAPELTSQVLPWLESHQASVVNGSRAIELEVSKIKQYLALQKAGIQTPKTIAAVGKEEIIQAAKKLDTFPFIIKHNRAGKGLGVNLFDRIEELEDYVNSDYFEDSVDGISLLQAYVKPVNGRVYRSEFIGGKFHYVVSIDSSDGFELCPADNCQIPIAGQVQSTPDKFQIVDGVLSKEEIQKIENFLKAENIQVAAVEFIETADGQKWAYDVNTNTNYNADAEEVAQKFGMLALAEYPGDLLAKV
- a CDS encoding tyrosine-type recombinase/integrase, with product MDNYFDKESFYELYADYLSQKQSSTKESYLKNIKPFFIYLEKQAITHPTYHDIERYFDDLINHPSKTYILINDIAYDDVSEEQRRALDQFRYKDRTIKSYRNMLNQFFKWLERENLYENIVAKANNNIPIPHGHAKDALDIEDVEKLLDYLKSTTDTLIGKRNYALILLAVTTGLRTIELSRANFEDVQRRGLNTVIYVQGKGRREKDEFVIIPRKTKEVIRDYTRFREDQGIMINTDLAPLFASHGNRNKSGRMSARSISRVIANAYEAVGIHSSKITPHSLRHTAATLSLINGGNLRETQKMLRHSSVRTTEIYAQDLNEDLNTSSQLIEDLIDQSRILKDLEDKSKENDLQTP